The DNA sequence ATGTAATTTTGGTCTTCAGGGCAATAAATCCAATACAGTGTTTTGCATGTAATTTGCTAATGAATACAGCAGTTTAAATGTGATGAAGTCATCATTTGTATAACCCTTGTTTTCTTTTAACTCCAACAGTTGGAACTGGTAAAAATGACTTCCGTGGCCATTCAATATGTATCCCTGAACACTATTCCACATTAGGAAGACTTGATAGCTATCTCCCTTCTATGCAGCACTGTGACACCAAGGACTCCAGCTGTCAGACAGATGAAGTCAAAGTGGTGCCACCTTCAGTAAGGCGGATACGTGCACAGAAGGGACAAGGAATTGCAGCCCAGATGTCTCAGTTGTCCAGTTCATCTGGAAACATGTCTGTGATGAGTGATTCTGCTGGAATAGTATTTGCTTCTCGTCTAAATAATGACCTGGGTTTTCACAGTCTTCCTCGGTCTGGGGCAAGAGTGTCGCTGCAGTTACTGGAGCGTAGGCATAGCCTTTCTAAGTCAACAGAAGATGGAGCTTTGTCACATCAAATAAGCAAACTGCAAGTGGGTGATAGCACAGAACATATAAGGAATAACAGTAGAGTAGATGTGCTTCAGAGGACAAAGTCTCAAGCTGTAAGGAGTTCTGAGGGTGAACACACAGAAAGCCCAGCATGCATGGTCTCACCACATGCCACTTATTCAACTAGCATCATACCAAATGCTACCCTATCATCCTCTTCAGAAGTGATTGCTATTCACACAACACACGGTGCTGGATTGATGGATAGTAAAATCGACAACGCCTCTTCATATTCAAAGCCTAGAGATAATCTGGTTGCCAATAGCATGGTAAACACAAAAGATCAGCACCATTCTTCTAGTGGAACTTGGAGTGAGACCAGTTCAACACATCACTCACAGTCCTCAGACACTACCATTTCATCAAATGCTGTGATGGTGATTGCTCTTGGAGATTCAGGAGTGTCTCTCAGTGATGCAGGAACTGTGGAAAATTGCCCtcaaaatatagtctacagctgTAGGAACAATCTCAATTTCCCAAACCACTCTGAAGACAGTGACAATAGGAGTGAATCAAATTACTTGGTGGATAAAATACAGGGCAGAAGTCAGAACGGCAGAGGGCACAGTGGGTTCAGGCACCCTGGAAATGAGGAAAATCCTATGCACAAGCCAGATTGTGCCACTCCAGGCTGTTCTACACCCGTGAGCAACTTGAGTACCAGCAGCCTGGAAAGAGTCTCTGCCAAAGAAGACTCAGGCTCCTTATATTCTGTAGACCATGATGGTTATTACACTTCCATGCATGTTGACTCGGGGCTCAAATCAGGCAAAacctgcaataataataataatggttttggAAACTCTAGGCATAATGTTAGTGTGTTTGACGGGAATGAAAAGAAATCTTTGGGagatgtgtcaaactgcactgacAAGTCCCTCTCACGAAGCATATCCTTAAAAAAGGCAAAGAAACCACCTTTACCACCATCCAGGACAGACTCTCTTAGAAGGATCCCCAAGAAGAAATCTCAGTCCAATGGACAGGTACTGGATGATATGCTGATTGCCACTCTCGAGCACTCCTTGCAACTGAacctcaggagcaaaaatggcAGCTCTCCATCTCAAAGCCCCTGCAGTGATTACGATGACCCTTGGGTGCTACGCTCTCGAAGCCAGAGCTCAGTGAGTGCCAGTAGCAGCATGATGTCTGCAACAGGCCTGAACATGTACTCCATCTGTGCTGTCACCCCCTCTCAGAGTGAGACAAGCAGTATCAAGTCAGAGTATGCTGACCAGTGGGGTTACTACAGTGACTATCCTGGGATGCCTGATGATCAGTTAAAATCCCCAGTAGTTCATTCTGCTAATACTACATTGAAGCTGAATGATTATAATGCTGTCAGCTTTAATGATGCGTCAAGGGCTTCTGCACCACATGTAACCTCTGGGTTATCCAAACCAAAGACCACTTCTCCAGAAAAGTCACATAGAGTGACTTCACCATCTAGTGGTTATTCTAGCCAATCCAACACACCCACAGCACTTACACCAGTGCCTGTCATTCTAAAATCTGTgtcaaatggaaatggaaaagccAAGATGAAGCCTAAAGTGCCTGAAAGGAAGTCATCCCTCTTGTCGTCAGTTTCAgtatcttcctcctccacctctcttTCTTCGAATACATCTGCTGAAGGCTGTGTGAATGTGAAGAAACCTGATCCTGACCTGAGCTTCCCTCTGGTTACTCCTTCTCCTCTAATGTCTCCATACACTGCTGatcatcttcttcctcccccaCCACCTGCTTTAATGGATGGTATGGATCTGTCCCCTCCACCTGGATCTCCCAATTTCCCACCACCTCCACCAGAAGCCATTATAAATGCAACCTTTCCTCAACATGATACATGGCTTAATAATGAGGATCCCTCTATGAgtcatttctttccttcagaaGCACCTCCTTTCtcatctcctttttcttcttcgttTGCTCCACCAGCACCATCCTTAGACCCCAAATTCACAAAAGCGGAATATAAACATGCAccccattctttcaaaaaataTAACCAGCAGGGATCTAATCACAGCACAATAAAGCAACCATTAAATAAAGAAGACCCCACTAGGCCTGCAATGCCTCTAGTAACCAGCCAAGCACTGCAAATGGTACAGTTGAGGTCTGTGAGGAAATCTGTGATGTCAGAGGGTGAACAGTCAGTTGAATCTGCTTCCAGGACCAAGTCTCAGGAAAAACTGACTGAAGTTCAATCACCTTTAAAATCATGTGTGTCAGTAAGGCAGAGTAATAGCCTAGATGAGAGTGAGGTGAACCCTCACAGAGTTTTTGACAAAGGCTTTGTTTACAGCCCTAGCCAGACATCTTACCCAGGCCTCAGTGGGATTAACCCTGAACATATTGGTCAGAAAATGCCTGAAAATGCAACAAATCCGACTAATTTTTTTGCCAATGATCTATTGCCAGCCAGTGCTGAAGAAGAACCAGTGGAGTATCAAAGTTCTCACTGTGGTCTTTCAAGTTTGTCATTTCAGGGACAGTCACTCAGCAAGCCTCAGGGTATGTCGCGAAACAAGAAGCCGCCACCTGTTTCAAAGAAACCCAAACTGTTCCTGATTGTACCACCCCCACAGCCTGATGTTAAAGCAGAAAAAATAGCTGAAGTGGGTGAAACAGTCAGAAGCATTCCAAGCGTAACTACAAGGGATGCTGCAGTTACACAGTCTAGTCAGGCTAGGGATTATCCTACTGATGGACTCTACTCCAATGAAATGGACTCAGGCAACCTTGTTCCAGAAGGAGGAGCTATGGGTTCTCCCTCCTGTGAAACACTGGAAACCAATGTCTTGACACTGCAGTCCAGGCAAGAGCAGCCTTGCTTATATGAAGGAATCAGTTGTGACAGAAATGGAGACAGCATCTCTAGAACAGACAGGCAGCTATCTCAAGGAGATGAAAGTGGTAAGcctatttttaattctgttctctctctttacCCAGCACATTAGTGATTAGGCATACTTGGGATATGATGTGTCCTAGTAGTCTGTTACAGAATGGGCTGTTCTGAAACCATCTATACCAACACAAACAGTTCTGAAGGGAAATTGTAGAATTTTCTTAATTATATGTAATGAATCTTTGCACTTTTCTTTTTCGTCTTCCttctcatcttttaaaaataaaatcagtgttTGAATGGGATTTTGTCAGCCATAATCCTTGTTCTAAAAACTCCTGAGTTAGTAGCTTTTAAATTGAGATATCAGTAATGGCCTTTACTAAGAGTAAAGAACCCTGGAAACATAAGGGAGTTTTATGTTTCTTAGAATAAAAAAACCACCTTTTTCACACACTGCAGTTGTCCTCCTTCACCCTCCctatccttctctcttcctcctaccCCCACTTCATTACTGTTGTGAGTTAAACAACTAAATTATGGTTATAGGTTTAAGGAAAATTGAcagactgtatttgtttttatgtgttgTTTGGATTGCTGTGCTGGATTTACTTCTTTTCTGATGTTGGAAGCTTTTAATGTAACTTAATTCTTATGCTTGCATTTCTGCAGACATGCTTGAATCAGATGCAGCAAGCAGCTTTTTACTGCAAAGCCCAAACTATGGGGAAGACAATATGGGGACGGCAATGCCACCTAGACCAAGGACCACTGAAGACCTTTTTGCAGCCATTCATAGGTATTACTTAAATCGCCTGATCTGTTTTGCTCCATCCACAcgatcctttgttgttgttttaaatatgtgcatatatattgatacagtggtaccccgggatacgaaatgaccgcgttacgaaatttccgggatacgaaaaaattagataggaaaaacctgttccgggttacgttttttttttcggcttacgaaaaaaattttggtgcttttcggcgctttttcgcacgaaatcgcggctttccagcgctagcggctatggctttttcgggttgcgaaatctttcgggttacgaacagcgccgcggaacgaattaaattcgtaacccggggtaccactgtatacacatTTACATCACACACAGCTGGGTTCTTGTTTAATTCTTGAAGAAACTCACTTTAGATGCAAGTAAACTGTAGGTAGTATGTGTGTACCTTCATTGCTTTGTAATAACCTTTCACTAATTTTAAAACTAAACTTCACTAGCAGCAAAATCAAGTTTCTTAGATTGTCAgccttttgtttccttcttggtGCTGACTGACTCCTTGTTTATATTGTACTGTTGCTCTCAATCTGCTTGATTTAACATATACTGTTGCTTTCTCTgtgtatctttttattttatttccttctaCTCTCCATCCTTTTTTACTCTCCTCCGCTGATTATATGGTGCAGTTTGGGACAGAGGCTCAACTCTAATGCTTCATGGCAAGCTTGGCTTAAACTGGCAAGTAAACACAATGTATCAGTCATATGACAAAACATATGACAGTAGCTGGATTATAGATTGCCATAATCCAGATGAATAGGGGATATTTGGGGGCACATCAATTTGTGGATTGAAAAGTGCAATACAGACAATCCCTACCTACCTTAACCCCATTCTCccttgattttaaaaaggaaattattttttagCTTTCACTGGGCTACAGCATTGTAAATTCTCTTGTACAGATAAAACACTTGGCTTCAGATCTTTAGATAGCAGCCCTTTCTAACTGGGTTGGGGAATACCCTAAAAAGAAACTGACTAATCTTGTCTTGGAATATCAAATGTGCAATACTTGGTTCCACCATGTGGTCACTTACTGAAATAGGTTCTTGGAATACAATAGAATTAGCTGCATGATTAGTCACCCATACACTTTCCACATTTCAGCTAAGAACATTTCTGTACATGAGAGCTATATCCTAACATCTTAGCACATATAGACTTTCTCTTTCTGTTCTATATGTAGAGGAATTGTTCTGCTGATTTTCATAGAAAAGAAAACGGGGCCATTTTGTTAGGAAGTTTGGCTCAAGCCCAGTATATAGTATTCACTGTTACATATTACAGGATAGGAAAGATTTTGTGGACAGTTGTGCATTTCAAGAAGATGATTTCATATTAGcccctttcccccctctattAAATGTAAatcaagatcttttaaaaaaaagaaaagaaaagaaaactgatgaTGCCATAATAAAGGCTGGATTGTAATATGGCATAGGAATCTGTTGTTCAGTCAAAAGTGAAAATTCCTACTAGTATGCCAAACCATTGTACTCAACTGAAATTGTTCTTGAGATGTATAATATTCACAGTAGATTTCATTCTGTTGTGAGAAAAGAAGTGTGTGGTGAGGTGAGGATTTAGAATAAGTAAGAGCTTTTTTACTCTTCCCAcagccttacacacacacacacacacacacgattttcCTTGTAAAAGAGTAGGTTCTTGTGTGAGTAAGTCCTCAACCCAAATTGGTTACACCAACTGGAAACATCCTCTGGAAAAACCTGagatctgtttgttttgtttcattcaaatcatATATAGCCCATGGGTATTGACACATGAACCAATATACCACAATTTAGTGTATGATTTCCCTGCTGTTATCTTGTAGTGCAAACTTTAGCTATACTTATGTGCAGAGAGGGAAATTACTGGTAAAGAGTATAAACTTAAGAAAAGGGCATTTTGTTAAGTGtagtcaagtcccattgttttcagttgtgccatttaatttttttatggaTCGTGTTCTTTACCTTTTGCATAATGGGAATAGTCTGTATTGCATAATTATACAAAATGTGTATTTTCAAGATGCAAGTATTAAGAATGTTCTTTCTGTTAGTGGTTATGTCCATATTATAAAACAGTAGTATATGTACTAGTGATCTACAAAGGAGTGAAACCACATTTTTGTGGTTTTattctttcatttatatccctctttcaAATTTTCCATCAACAAATTGTTCTCCCTACTGTCAGCAAAAGCAAAAGGTAAAACAAACATGGAAAtactactctcccccccccccaacttctttACCTTGGTATCTTGCTTTGTAGATGTACAATTTTGCAAGTAATTTTATTTGGAACCATATACAAAACTATACTGGAAACACATTGCAGTTTAGATAGATGCTTTCCATACTGATTATCAAATGAGATATACGTATGTAAATGGAGAACAACATTTATTTGAATGCAGATCATATGTTCCCACTAATTTTTAAACACAGAAGGAGGCACAAACACTGTATTTTTTTCAGAAGTAGTTTATATAATCTAGAAAGCCAGGaaagtgttgtggtttgagtattggagcaGGTGTCCAGGAGacatgggtttgaatccctgctctgtcatggaaacccactgagtgatcttgggcaagtcacactctcttggcctcagaggaaggcaatggcaaacgtcttCCAAACAAATTTACCAGGAAAAttcagtgataggtttgctttaggatcatcatagaaggcacacaacaacaatttacatAATCTCGATATACAGagattttgaaaaatggaggcCAGTCAGCTTGTTTGTAACTGTTATCTCTGTATAAAGAGATAATAGCCTAGTGAAGGTTCTTCCTGGAAACAGGGAAACCTTGCTCTTGTCTCATCTCAATTTAGAACACCCTAAACAAGTGGTATTACTTTGCTACCATGACTCAATCAGAAGAGGCCAAAGAAGAGGGAATATTCAATTGATATTTGTtcagtattgttttaaaaaagagttgaAGTGCTTGGATCACATTAAAGTATGATTGTTGAGAACTTTGAAGGGACAGTAATTTCATTTTCCCCTTCTCAGTTCCTGTTTTCAACCCATAAACTCTGTGGTTTCTcctctttaaaaattaatgtgtTGTTAAGGGAATAGTTTCACCACTCTGCAAATTCAGGGAGCTGCTTTTTAGCAATTCAGTAGCATTATAATGCTATGTGCAAATTACTATTTGACAGGAAAGTTAAATACTTGTTTGGTTACTAGCTCTTCCCAGAGAATATGAATTTTATTTAGTTTGCATTAATTTTAGTCCCTTTGGCAAATTCATTCTGAATACCTTTACAAATATAACTGGTATATACTTTGTAGGTTGCACTCATTTGAAAAGGACTACTACACAGAAGAAAAGGTGTAGCAGGATTCACAGATTTGCTCagcaaatataaatgaaaaataaaacattgtagATCACATGTAAATTGAATTAATCTTGTGGTGCAGAGTAGAAATAAGTCACTTACTTCAGAATTAAATTCCTTTTATTAGAATATCaccatttctttttctaatatCTCCCTCCTAATATCTGCCTGTTGTTAacaaacattaatttttaaaataatatctagAATAGCAATCTGTTTTTATGTAAATGACTAATACTGCTATCTACTTTCCCTTCTACATTAAAATCACAGATCCAAAAGGAAAGTCCTTGGCCGCAAAGACTCTGAGGAAGAACGCATTCGAAACCATTCTCCATCGCCTCCTGTTACACCAACAGGTGCTTCTCCAATTGTGGCTTCCCTTAAGCAGGCAGGATCAATTCAGAGGAATATTCGTAAGAGTAGCACCAGCAATGACAACTTCAA is a window from the Sceloporus undulatus isolate JIND9_A2432 ecotype Alabama chromosome 1, SceUnd_v1.1, whole genome shotgun sequence genome containing:
- the NHSL1 gene encoding NHS-like protein 1 isoform X6, coding for MVVLINTKLKSLIKFFKKKTVSNLDEESRWTVHYTAPWHQQENVFLPSTRPPCVEDLHRQAKLNLKSVLRECDKLRRDGYRSSQYYSQGPTFSSSSSALCGNYQDDYEEIEQKCSTPSPEEEKLISIKRPKTPISNEFSDINTQTNWTKSLPLPTPEEKMREQAQAVQTDVIPINVTGENFDRQASIRRSLIYTDTVVRRPKKVKRRKTITGIPDNIQRELVGTGKNDFRGHSICIPEHYSTLGRLDSYLPSMQHCDTKDSSCQTDEVKVVPPSVRRIRAQKGQGIAAQMSQLSSSSGNMSVMSDSAGIVFASRLNNDLGFHSLPRSGARVSLQLLERRHSLSKSTEDGALSHQISKLQVGDSTEHIRNNSRVDVLQRTKSQAVRSSEGEHTESPACMVSPHATYSTSIIPNATLSSSSEVIAIHTTHGAGLMDSKIDNASSYSKPRDNLVANSMVNTKDQHHSSSGTWSETSSTHHSQSSDTTISSNAVMVIALGDSGVSLSDAGTVENCPQNIVYSCRNNLNFPNHSEDSDNRSESNYLVDKIQGRSQNGRGHSGFRHPGNEENPMHKPDCATPGCSTPVSNLSTSSLERVSAKEDSGSLYSVDHDGYYTSMHVDSGLKSGKTCNNNNNGFGNSRHNVSVFDGNEKKSLGDVSNCTDKSLSRSISLKKAKKPPLPPSRTDSLRRIPKKKSQSNGQVLDDMLIATLEHSLQLNLRSKNGSSPSQSPCSDYDDPWVLRSRSQSSVSASSSMMSATGLNMYSICAVTPSQSETSSIKSEYADQWGYYSDYPGMPDDQLKSPVVHSANTTLKLNDYNAVSFNDASRASAPHVTSGLSKPKTTSPEKSHRVTSPSSGYSSQSNTPTALTPVPVILKSVSNGNGKAKMKPKVPERKSSLLSSVSVSSSSTSLSSNTSAEGCVNVKKPDPDLSFPLVTPSPLMSPYTADHLLPPPPPALMDGMDLSPPPGSPNFPPPPPEAIINATFPQHDTWLNNEDPSMSHFFPSEAPPFSSPFSSSFAPPAPSLDPKFTKAEYKHAPHSFKKYNQQGSNHSTIKQPLNKEDPTRPAMPLVTSQALQMVQLRSVRKSVMSEGEQSVESASRTKSQEKLTEVQSPLKSCVSVRQSNSLDESEVNPHRVFDKGFVYSPSQTSYPGLSGINPEHIGQKMPENATNPTNFFANDLLPASAEEEPVEYQSSHCGLSSLSFQGQSLSKPQGMSRNKKPPPVSKKPKLFLIVPPPQPDVKAEKIAEVGETVRSIPSVTTRDAAVTQSSQARDYPTDGLYSNEMDSGNLVPEGGAMGSPSCETLETNVLTLQSRQEQPCLYEGISCDRNGDSISRTDRQLSQGDESDMLESDAASSFLLQSPNYGEDNMGTAMPPRPRTTEDLFAAIHRSKRKVLGRKDSEEERIRNHSPSPPVTPTGASPIVASLKQAGSIQRNIRKSSTSNDNFKALLLKKGSRSDTSSRMSAAEMLKNTDPRFQRAKVDSPWDYNDSTTSCSPTKNRRAQEEWAKSEGLMPRSLSFSSARYSRSRTPPSAASSKYSVRNRIQSSPMTVISEGDVEAIEPAESRTNRSLEEEDAGQLDVFDSDEMDINEDAGSSDDTTGHLELIT
- the NHSL1 gene encoding NHS-like protein 1 isoform X3; the protein is MKKETASKSFWYKSNPGPLSRAVSWINFSTLSKQTKRLFRSDGELTSICGQQMEEDESWTYRPQHRNAVSNLDEESRWTVHYTAPWHQQENVFLPSTRPPCVEDLHRQAKLNLKSVLRECDKLRRDGYRSSQYYSQGPTFSSSSSALCGNYQDDYEEIEQKCSTPSPEEEKLISIKRPKTPISNEFSDINTQTNWTKSLPLPTPEEKMREQAQAVQTDVIPINVTASGRKCMVSVCLKVMVLCLFYCTSGENFDRQASIRRSLIYTDTVVRRPKKVKRRKTITGIPDNIQRELVGTGKNDFRGHSICIPEHYSTLGRLDSYLPSMQHCDTKDSSCQTDEVKVVPPSVRRIRAQKGQGIAAQMSQLSSSSGNMSVMSDSAGIVFASRLNNDLGFHSLPRSGARVSLQLLERRHSLSKSTEDGALSHQISKLQVGDSTEHIRNNSRVDVLQRTKSQAVRSSEGEHTESPACMVSPHATYSTSIIPNATLSSSSEVIAIHTTHGAGLMDSKIDNASSYSKPRDNLVANSMVNTKDQHHSSSGTWSETSSTHHSQSSDTTISSNAVMVIALGDSGVSLSDAGTVENCPQNIVYSCRNNLNFPNHSEDSDNRSESNYLVDKIQGRSQNGRGHSGFRHPGNEENPMHKPDCATPGCSTPVSNLSTSSLERVSAKEDSGSLYSVDHDGYYTSMHVDSGLKSGKTCNNNNNGFGNSRHNVSVFDGNEKKSLGDVSNCTDKSLSRSISLKKAKKPPLPPSRTDSLRRIPKKKSQSNGQVLDDMLIATLEHSLQLNLRSKNGSSPSQSPCSDYDDPWVLRSRSQSSVSASSSMMSATGLNMYSICAVTPSQSETSSIKSEYADQWGYYSDYPGMPDDQLKSPVVHSANTTLKLNDYNAVSFNDASRASAPHVTSGLSKPKTTSPEKSHRVTSPSSGYSSQSNTPTALTPVPVILKSVSNGNGKAKMKPKVPERKSSLLSSVSVSSSSTSLSSNTSAEGCVNVKKPDPDLSFPLVTPSPLMSPYTADHLLPPPPPALMDGMDLSPPPGSPNFPPPPPEAIINATFPQHDTWLNNEDPSMSHFFPSEAPPFSSPFSSSFAPPAPSLDPKFTKAEYKHAPHSFKKYNQQGSNHSTIKQPLNKEDPTRPAMPLVTSQALQMVQLRSVRKSVMSEGEQSVESASRTKSQEKLTEVQSPLKSCVSVRQSNSLDESEVNPHRVFDKGFVYSPSQTSYPGLSGINPEHIGQKMPENATNPTNFFANDLLPASAEEEPVEYQSSHCGLSSLSFQGQSLSKPQGMSRNKKPPPVSKKPKLFLIVPPPQPDVKAEKIAEVGETVRSIPSVTTRDAAVTQSSQARDYPTDGLYSNEMDSGNLVPEGGAMGSPSCETLETNVLTLQSRQEQPCLYEGISCDRNGDSISRTDRQLSQGDESDMLESDAASSFLLQSPNYGEDNMGTAMPPRPRTTEDLFAAIHRSKRKVLGRKDSEEERIRNHSPSPPVTPTGASPIVASLKQAGSIQRNIRKSSTSNDNFKALLLKKGSRSDTSSRMSAAEMLKNTDPRFQRAKVDSPWDYNDSTTSCSPTKNRRAQEEWAKSEGLMPRSLSFSSARYSRSRTPPSAASSKYSVRNRIQSSPMTVISEGDVEAIEPAESRTNRSLEEEDAGQLDVFDSDEMDINEDAGSSDDTTGHLELIT
- the NHSL1 gene encoding NHS-like protein 1 isoform X5 — encoded protein: MKKETASKSFWYKSNPGPLSRAVSWINFSTLSKQTKRLFRSDGELTSICGQQMEEDESWTYRPQHRNAVSNLDEESRWTVHYTAPWHQQENVFLPSTRPPCVEDLHRQAKLNLKSVLRECDKLRRDGYRSSQYYSQGPTFSSSSSALCGNYQDDYEEIEQKCSTPSPEEEKLISIKRPKTPISNEFSDINTQTNWTKSLPLPTPEEKMREQAQAVQTDVIPINVTVGTGKNDFRGHSICIPEHYSTLGRLDSYLPSMQHCDTKDSSCQTDEVKVVPPSVRRIRAQKGQGIAAQMSQLSSSSGNMSVMSDSAGIVFASRLNNDLGFHSLPRSGARVSLQLLERRHSLSKSTEDGALSHQISKLQVGDSTEHIRNNSRVDVLQRTKSQAVRSSEGEHTESPACMVSPHATYSTSIIPNATLSSSSEVIAIHTTHGAGLMDSKIDNASSYSKPRDNLVANSMVNTKDQHHSSSGTWSETSSTHHSQSSDTTISSNAVMVIALGDSGVSLSDAGTVENCPQNIVYSCRNNLNFPNHSEDSDNRSESNYLVDKIQGRSQNGRGHSGFRHPGNEENPMHKPDCATPGCSTPVSNLSTSSLERVSAKEDSGSLYSVDHDGYYTSMHVDSGLKSGKTCNNNNNGFGNSRHNVSVFDGNEKKSLGDVSNCTDKSLSRSISLKKAKKPPLPPSRTDSLRRIPKKKSQSNGQVLDDMLIATLEHSLQLNLRSKNGSSPSQSPCSDYDDPWVLRSRSQSSVSASSSMMSATGLNMYSICAVTPSQSETSSIKSEYADQWGYYSDYPGMPDDQLKSPVVHSANTTLKLNDYNAVSFNDASRASAPHVTSGLSKPKTTSPEKSHRVTSPSSGYSSQSNTPTALTPVPVILKSVSNGNGKAKMKPKVPERKSSLLSSVSVSSSSTSLSSNTSAEGCVNVKKPDPDLSFPLVTPSPLMSPYTADHLLPPPPPALMDGMDLSPPPGSPNFPPPPPEAIINATFPQHDTWLNNEDPSMSHFFPSEAPPFSSPFSSSFAPPAPSLDPKFTKAEYKHAPHSFKKYNQQGSNHSTIKQPLNKEDPTRPAMPLVTSQALQMVQLRSVRKSVMSEGEQSVESASRTKSQEKLTEVQSPLKSCVSVRQSNSLDESEVNPHRVFDKGFVYSPSQTSYPGLSGINPEHIGQKMPENATNPTNFFANDLLPASAEEEPVEYQSSHCGLSSLSFQGQSLSKPQGMSRNKKPPPVSKKPKLFLIVPPPQPDVKAEKIAEVGETVRSIPSVTTRDAAVTQSSQARDYPTDGLYSNEMDSGNLVPEGGAMGSPSCETLETNVLTLQSRQEQPCLYEGISCDRNGDSISRTDRQLSQGDESDMLESDAASSFLLQSPNYGEDNMGTAMPPRPRTTEDLFAAIHRSKRKVLGRKDSEEERIRNHSPSPPVTPTGASPIVASLKQAGSIQRNIRKSSTSNDNFKALLLKKGSRSDTSSRMSAAEMLKNTDPRFQRAKVDSPWDYNDSTTSCSPTKNRRAQEEWAKSEGLMPRSLSFSSARYSRSRTPPSAASSKYSVRNRIQSSPMTVISEGDVEAIEPAESRTNRSLEEEDAGQLDVFDSDEMDINEDAGSSDDTTGHLELIT
- the NHSL1 gene encoding NHS-like protein 1 isoform X1: MPFPLRTVSPRRLRRLEAEEEEEEGRDGGPPPLPLLLGSLEEASSRALVSLLGQLSDLSRCAGDLFGGIQSQAEGLGLRSARLRRRLDALGARANRLDHRKVPVPVSNLDEESRWTVHYTAPWHQQENVFLPSTRPPCVEDLHRQAKLNLKSVLRECDKLRRDGYRSSQYYSQGPTFSSSSSALCGNYQDDYEEIEQKCSTPSPEEEKLISIKRPKTPISNEFSDINTQTNWTKSLPLPTPEEKMREQAQAVQTDVIPINVTASGRKCMVSVCLKVMVLCLFYCTSGENFDRQASIRRSLIYTDTVVRRPKKVKRRKTITGIPDNIQRELVGTGKNDFRGHSICIPEHYSTLGRLDSYLPSMQHCDTKDSSCQTDEVKVVPPSVRRIRAQKGQGIAAQMSQLSSSSGNMSVMSDSAGIVFASRLNNDLGFHSLPRSGARVSLQLLERRHSLSKSTEDGALSHQISKLQVGDSTEHIRNNSRVDVLQRTKSQAVRSSEGEHTESPACMVSPHATYSTSIIPNATLSSSSEVIAIHTTHGAGLMDSKIDNASSYSKPRDNLVANSMVNTKDQHHSSSGTWSETSSTHHSQSSDTTISSNAVMVIALGDSGVSLSDAGTVENCPQNIVYSCRNNLNFPNHSEDSDNRSESNYLVDKIQGRSQNGRGHSGFRHPGNEENPMHKPDCATPGCSTPVSNLSTSSLERVSAKEDSGSLYSVDHDGYYTSMHVDSGLKSGKTCNNNNNGFGNSRHNVSVFDGNEKKSLGDVSNCTDKSLSRSISLKKAKKPPLPPSRTDSLRRIPKKKSQSNGQVLDDMLIATLEHSLQLNLRSKNGSSPSQSPCSDYDDPWVLRSRSQSSVSASSSMMSATGLNMYSICAVTPSQSETSSIKSEYADQWGYYSDYPGMPDDQLKSPVVHSANTTLKLNDYNAVSFNDASRASAPHVTSGLSKPKTTSPEKSHRVTSPSSGYSSQSNTPTALTPVPVILKSVSNGNGKAKMKPKVPERKSSLLSSVSVSSSSTSLSSNTSAEGCVNVKKPDPDLSFPLVTPSPLMSPYTADHLLPPPPPALMDGMDLSPPPGSPNFPPPPPEAIINATFPQHDTWLNNEDPSMSHFFPSEAPPFSSPFSSSFAPPAPSLDPKFTKAEYKHAPHSFKKYNQQGSNHSTIKQPLNKEDPTRPAMPLVTSQALQMVQLRSVRKSVMSEGEQSVESASRTKSQEKLTEVQSPLKSCVSVRQSNSLDESEVNPHRVFDKGFVYSPSQTSYPGLSGINPEHIGQKMPENATNPTNFFANDLLPASAEEEPVEYQSSHCGLSSLSFQGQSLSKPQGMSRNKKPPPVSKKPKLFLIVPPPQPDVKAEKIAEVGETVRSIPSVTTRDAAVTQSSQARDYPTDGLYSNEMDSGNLVPEGGAMGSPSCETLETNVLTLQSRQEQPCLYEGISCDRNGDSISRTDRQLSQGDESDMLESDAASSFLLQSPNYGEDNMGTAMPPRPRTTEDLFAAIHRSKRKVLGRKDSEEERIRNHSPSPPVTPTGASPIVASLKQAGSIQRNIRKSSTSNDNFKALLLKKGSRSDTSSRMSAAEMLKNTDPRFQRAKVDSPWDYNDSTTSCSPTKNRRAQEEWAKSEGLMPRSLSFSSARYSRSRTPPSAASSKYSVRNRIQSSPMTVISEGDVEAIEPAESRTNRSLEEEDAGQLDVFDSDEMDINEDAGSSDDTTGHLELIT